From the Candidatus Neomarinimicrobiota bacterium genome, one window contains:
- a CDS encoding CsgG/HfaB family protein — protein MRKESPGKIRIIPFSILIAFLLAGCMRMGMKRDGPMMESIPSSSPDQEEEIKSRQALDQIIEEAVLDLSNSELDINSVAVWQIRSQTAGLDVEVIRQKLISKLVPLNLFKVVSRERLNELLEEQGLSLSGTIDERSAVEIGKLISVEGFIDGYASVEDSRFILSLTLIETKSGLIIWAKTFEVPIHS, from the coding sequence AATTAGAATTATTCCCTTTTCTATTCTGATTGCGTTTCTATTAGCCGGTTGCATGAGGATGGGTATGAAAAGGGATGGACCTATGATGGAATCAATACCATCCAGCTCCCCCGATCAGGAGGAAGAGATCAAGTCAAGACAAGCCCTAGATCAAATAATCGAAGAAGCAGTTTTGGATTTATCGAATAGCGAACTGGACATTAATTCTGTGGCAGTATGGCAAATTAGATCTCAAACGGCTGGTTTGGATGTAGAAGTGATTAGACAAAAACTCATTTCCAAATTAGTCCCATTGAACCTCTTCAAGGTTGTTAGCCGAGAGAGATTAAACGAATTACTGGAGGAACAGGGTCTTTCTTTGTCAGGAACGATAGACGAAAGAAGTGCGGTGGAGATCGGAAAACTTATTAGCGTAGAAGGCTTTATCGACGGTTATGCATCTGTTGAAGATAGTCGATTCATATTAAGTCTAACTCTTATTGAAACGAAAAGTGGCTTGATAATCTGGGCAAAAACTTTTGAGGTGCCGATCCATTCTTAA